Proteins co-encoded in one Pseudorhizobium banfieldiae genomic window:
- the ubiA gene encoding 4-hydroxybenzoate octaprenyltransferase, with the protein MMKTDDLNGRVYDAPSDNWVYRVLPRPAWPYAQLARWDRPIGWQLLMWPCFWSSALAANVAARDEELSLGLFVFHLFLFFLGSVAMRGAGCTYNDLVDHEIDNAVARTRSRPLPSGRVSRFEAKVFLVLQALVGLLVLLQFNGFAILLGILSLAVVAIYPFAKRFTDWPQFFLGLAFSWGALMGWAGLFGSLSWAPVLLYLGSVAWTIGYDTIYAHQDKEDDALVGVRSTARLFGANTKAWLAGLYGLTLVLLLAAYAGADVGFIAYLGLLVAAVMFAWQILVLDIDNPDQCLTLFKFNTRVGAVIFAGLVLALPFA; encoded by the coding sequence ATGATGAAGACGGATGATCTCAATGGCCGCGTCTACGACGCACCTTCCGACAACTGGGTCTATCGCGTCCTGCCGAGGCCGGCATGGCCCTATGCGCAGCTTGCGCGCTGGGACAGGCCGATCGGCTGGCAATTGCTGATGTGGCCCTGCTTCTGGTCGTCGGCGCTCGCCGCCAACGTGGCCGCACGCGACGAGGAGCTGTCGCTCGGCCTCTTCGTCTTTCATCTGTTCCTGTTCTTCCTGGGATCGGTCGCCATGCGTGGCGCCGGATGCACCTATAACGACCTCGTCGATCATGAGATCGACAATGCGGTTGCCCGGACGCGCTCGCGGCCGCTCCCCTCGGGGCGGGTGAGCCGTTTCGAGGCCAAGGTCTTCCTCGTCCTACAGGCGCTGGTCGGGTTGCTTGTGCTGCTTCAGTTCAACGGCTTCGCGATCCTGCTGGGCATCCTGTCGCTGGCGGTCGTTGCGATCTACCCTTTCGCCAAGCGATTTACCGACTGGCCGCAGTTCTTCCTGGGACTTGCCTTTTCCTGGGGCGCGCTGATGGGATGGGCCGGCTTGTTCGGCAGCCTGTCCTGGGCGCCGGTCCTGCTCTACCTGGGGTCGGTCGCCTGGACGATCGGCTACGACACGATCTACGCACACCAGGACAAGGAGGACGACGCACTCGTCGGAGTCCGTTCCACCGCGCGTTTGTTCGGCGCCAACACGAAAGCCTGGCTGGCCGGCCTCTACGGCCTGACGCTGGTGCTCCTGCTTGCCGCATATGCCGGGGCAGACGTCGGCTTTATCGCCTATTTAGGCCTGCTCGTCGCTGCGGTCATGTTCGCCTGGCAGATCCTCGTCCTCGATATCGACAATCCGGACCAGTGCCTGACACTCTTCAAGTTCAACACCCGGGTAGGCGCGGTCATTTTCGCCGGTCTCGTCCTGGCGCTGCCATTTGCCTGA
- a CDS encoding DUF6101 family protein, translating to MTNTVLKPAWAGSTLRLDPSRFPQQVTYALRDTSGDVLITIDSRGAVLRKTLPSSGLPLSFALPARAFKGVAARAIDHGDGEVTVTLELHHEDPELCIPLLVAHDLCDIAADWRSWSEAFRIPMLMVEADGIARPLENHLGEVRTHEARPRRRHSYFAARRPRFLVRRTTGKLGVTMKIEGKEIIARR from the coding sequence ATGACAAACACGGTTCTGAAGCCTGCCTGGGCAGGCTCCACGCTCAGGCTCGACCCCTCGCGCTTTCCGCAGCAAGTCACCTATGCCCTGCGCGACACCTCCGGCGATGTCCTGATCACCATCGACTCGCGGGGGGCAGTCCTGCGCAAGACGCTGCCATCGAGCGGACTGCCCCTTTCATTCGCCCTTCCCGCCCGCGCCTTCAAGGGTGTCGCCGCACGCGCCATCGACCACGGCGACGGAGAGGTCACCGTCACGCTGGAACTACACCACGAAGATCCGGAACTCTGCATTCCGCTTCTCGTCGCCCATGACCTCTGCGACATCGCGGCCGACTGGCGCAGCTGGTCCGAGGCATTCCGCATTCCGATGCTGATGGTCGAGGCAGACGGCATCGCCCGGCCGCTCGAAAACCATCTGGGAGAAGTGCGGACGCATGAGGCAAGGCCTCGCCGCCGTCATTCCTATTTCGCTGCCCGCCGTCCGCGCTTCCTGGTTCGTCGCACCACGGGAAAGCTCGGCGTGACGATGAAGATCGAGGGCAAGGAGATCATCGCGCGACGCTAG
- a CDS encoding DUF1217 domain-containing protein, translating into MVSTYLSYDLVNRDMFKTLQRVASQDMVARDAAYYAENIGKVTSIDEFLDDYRLFSYAMKAHGLEEMTYAKAFMKKVLESDLSDPNSYANLLTDDRYKKFAAAFNFSSSDTAIAQSAAQQEEILDLYDQSIIATQDKVAEETRYYKAMMAQVDHVDDILSNDRLRRYVFESLGIDDSVYSYQVVRSAMSSDKNDPASYTNTVLKDQMTYLTAKLSTAQAELAALGTNSKEHVEKKASLKLEIAGYQNAIKSTQAHIDLAGAFEFAVDGTSAKGSAQTEQQLAAITDLYLLSRPRQTQASALRERDYFEEKIPTVTSVDGLLDDPRLYDYVRKAFDLNELFVVKSTLEQILTSDLSDPNSYANLYGKDRPQYLELANAFNFNTDGSLDGPVAQTAAQTSLTSNHYFSRYDDKQEEADEKAIKLYKSEMAAVKSVEDFLSDKAIYGFTLQAVGLDPDSVSLLTLKNVLKSDLSDPKSYVYRLKDERYLTLAQAFNFTRDGGITAPVQAQSMATITETAKAYIVEQTRFLRGDEKEAARKKADAESSYYTQTMASIKTLSEFLGDRRLVDFVLTAKGIDPSTATDDFLKQIFTSDLSDPESFVNQQGNAEFAELLGSFNFDENGTLDRDAAATIQGRGKVIETQNLYLRQTLEMEEGNENAGVRMALYFERMVDSITDAYSILGDEALMEFFRVTFSLPSEIGSMDIDQQAKIVEKNLDLNDLKDPDKVRKMIQRFTIMYDLENGVTGPSPVDILTGSGAYTGISADTLWALSQVRR; encoded by the coding sequence ATGGTTTCGACATATCTCAGCTACGACCTCGTCAACCGCGACATGTTCAAGACCCTTCAGCGTGTCGCAAGTCAGGACATGGTGGCGCGGGACGCGGCTTATTATGCGGAAAACATTGGGAAGGTGACGTCGATCGATGAATTTCTCGACGACTACCGGCTGTTCTCCTACGCCATGAAGGCCCATGGCCTCGAGGAGATGACCTATGCCAAGGCCTTCATGAAGAAGGTGCTGGAAAGCGACCTCAGCGACCCGAACAGCTACGCCAATCTGCTCACTGACGACCGGTACAAGAAATTCGCAGCCGCCTTCAATTTCTCCTCAAGCGACACGGCGATTGCGCAGTCGGCCGCGCAGCAGGAGGAGATTCTCGACCTCTACGACCAGAGCATCATCGCTACCCAGGACAAGGTGGCGGAGGAGACGCGCTACTACAAGGCCATGATGGCGCAGGTCGATCATGTGGACGACATCCTGAGCAATGACAGGCTGCGCCGATACGTCTTTGAATCGCTCGGGATAGACGACAGCGTCTACTCCTACCAGGTCGTCCGGAGCGCAATGAGCAGCGACAAGAATGATCCTGCCAGCTACACGAACACCGTGCTCAAGGATCAGATGACCTATCTGACGGCCAAGCTGTCGACGGCCCAGGCGGAACTCGCTGCCCTTGGTACCAATTCCAAGGAGCATGTGGAAAAGAAGGCATCCCTCAAGCTGGAGATCGCCGGCTACCAGAACGCCATCAAGTCGACCCAAGCCCACATCGATCTCGCCGGAGCGTTCGAATTTGCGGTCGACGGCACATCGGCGAAGGGTTCTGCACAGACCGAACAACAGCTGGCGGCGATCACCGACCTCTACCTGCTCAGCCGGCCGCGCCAGACGCAGGCTTCGGCGCTTCGCGAAAGGGACTATTTCGAGGAGAAGATCCCGACGGTCACCAGTGTCGATGGTCTGCTGGATGATCCGCGACTTTACGATTATGTCCGCAAGGCCTTCGACCTCAACGAGCTTTTCGTGGTCAAGTCGACGCTGGAGCAGATCCTGACCAGCGACCTATCGGATCCGAACAGCTACGCCAATCTCTACGGCAAGGATCGGCCCCAGTACCTGGAGCTTGCGAACGCCTTCAACTTCAACACCGATGGCAGCCTTGATGGACCTGTCGCACAGACCGCCGCGCAGACGTCGCTGACGTCGAACCATTACTTCAGCCGCTATGACGACAAGCAGGAAGAGGCGGACGAAAAGGCAATCAAGCTCTACAAATCGGAGATGGCGGCGGTGAAGTCTGTTGAGGATTTCCTGTCCGACAAGGCAATCTATGGATTTACCTTGCAGGCTGTGGGACTGGATCCGGACTCGGTCTCTCTGCTGACGCTGAAGAACGTGCTCAAGAGCGACCTTTCCGACCCCAAGAGCTACGTTTACCGCCTGAAGGACGAACGCTACCTGACGCTGGCGCAGGCCTTCAATTTCACGAGGGACGGTGGCATTACGGCGCCGGTCCAGGCTCAGTCGATGGCAACCATCACCGAAACGGCCAAGGCCTATATCGTCGAGCAGACCCGCTTTCTTCGCGGCGACGAGAAGGAGGCTGCGCGCAAGAAGGCGGACGCCGAATCGAGCTACTACACGCAGACAATGGCCAGCATAAAGACGCTCAGCGAATTCCTGGGCGATCGGCGTCTGGTGGATTTCGTGCTGACGGCGAAGGGGATCGACCCATCAACCGCGACGGACGACTTCCTGAAGCAGATATTCACGTCGGACCTGAGCGATCCAGAGAGCTTCGTCAATCAACAGGGCAATGCAGAATTCGCCGAACTTCTAGGATCGTTCAACTTCGATGAGAACGGCACTCTCGATCGCGACGCAGCGGCAACGATCCAGGGGCGAGGCAAAGTGATCGAAACCCAGAATCTCTATCTTCGCCAGACCCTGGAAATGGAAGAAGGTAATGAGAACGCCGGTGTGCGAATGGCCCTCTACTTCGAGCGGATGGTCGATTCCATCACCGACGCCTACAGTATCCTGGGTGACGAGGCGCTGATGGAGTTCTTCAGGGTGACCTTCAGCCTGCCCAGCGAGATCGGATCTATGGACATCGATCAGCAGGCGAAGATCGTCGAGAAGAACCTCGACCTGAACGACCTCAAGGACCCCGACAAGGTTCGCAAGATGATCCAGCGATTCACCATCATGTATGACCTCGAGAACGGCGTGACCGGGCCCTCGCCAGTCGACATCCTGACGGGAAGCGGCGCCTATACCGGCATCAGTGCCGATACATTGTGGGCGTTATCTCAGGTTCGTCGATAG
- a CDS encoding FAD-binding oxidoreductase, whose protein sequence is MDMPGLFSDVLERFAAIVGPANALRSAEDIAPRLIENRGLYRGASPMILKPGSTREVADILKLATETRTPIVPQTGNTGLVGGQVPRESGTDLILSLERMNRILDVDPVANVLAAEGGAILAEVQHAAESVQRLFPLSLGSEGSCRIGGNLSTNAGGTAVLAYGNMRQLCLGLEVVLPTGEIWDGMRRLKKDNTGYDLRDLFIGAEGTLGIITGAVLKLFPQPVGRQVALVGLASPADALRLFEKASNLCGTSLTGFELMPRIGVEFTTRHIEGVRDPLSEPHPWYALIDISTSDSAETAETMVHALLEWGLETGLVRDAVIANSVAQQKALWHMRESMSDAQKPEGGSIKHDVSVPVSSIPPFMEAADAAILAALPGARICAFGHLGDGNIHYNISQPVGADKAGFLARWHEINEIVHGIVLSLNGSISAEHGIGQLKRDELARIRPAIEIDLMRRIKRAFDPANIMNPGKVIAIE, encoded by the coding sequence ATGGACATGCCCGGCCTATTCTCGGACGTTCTGGAGCGCTTTGCGGCCATCGTCGGCCCGGCCAACGCCCTGCGCAGCGCGGAGGATATCGCGCCTCGGCTGATCGAGAACCGCGGTCTGTACCGGGGCGCCTCCCCGATGATCCTGAAACCCGGCTCTACCCGCGAAGTCGCCGATATCCTCAAGCTAGCTACCGAGACGCGGACGCCAATCGTTCCCCAGACCGGCAATACCGGCCTCGTCGGAGGACAGGTGCCACGCGAGAGCGGGACTGACCTGATCCTTTCCCTCGAGCGCATGAACCGCATCCTGGACGTCGATCCCGTGGCCAATGTTCTTGCCGCGGAGGGCGGTGCCATCCTTGCCGAGGTGCAGCACGCGGCCGAATCCGTCCAGCGCCTCTTTCCGCTTTCGCTCGGATCGGAGGGCTCCTGTCGCATCGGCGGCAATCTCTCCACGAATGCCGGCGGCACGGCCGTTCTCGCCTATGGCAACATGCGCCAGCTTTGCCTCGGTCTCGAAGTGGTGCTGCCGACGGGCGAAATCTGGGACGGCATGCGGCGGCTGAAGAAGGACAATACCGGTTACGACCTCCGCGACCTCTTTATCGGCGCAGAAGGAACACTCGGCATCATTACCGGCGCCGTATTGAAGCTCTTCCCGCAGCCGGTCGGGCGGCAGGTCGCGCTCGTCGGCCTGGCGTCACCGGCCGATGCTCTGCGCCTCTTCGAAAAGGCATCGAACCTCTGCGGGACATCGTTGACGGGGTTCGAACTCATGCCCCGTATCGGGGTCGAGTTCACCACCCGCCATATCGAAGGCGTTCGCGATCCCCTCTCGGAGCCGCATCCCTGGTACGCGCTGATCGACATCTCCACATCCGACTCGGCCGAGACCGCCGAAACCATGGTCCATGCACTGCTGGAATGGGGCCTGGAGACGGGGCTCGTACGGGATGCCGTTATCGCCAACTCTGTCGCGCAGCAGAAGGCGCTCTGGCACATGCGCGAGAGCATGTCGGACGCGCAGAAACCGGAGGGCGGGTCGATCAAGCACGACGTCTCCGTTCCGGTCTCAAGCATCCCGCCGTTCATGGAGGCGGCGGACGCCGCAATCCTAGCCGCCCTACCCGGCGCCCGCATCTGCGCATTCGGGCATCTGGGCGACGGCAACATTCACTACAACATCTCCCAGCCCGTCGGTGCCGACAAGGCCGGCTTCCTGGCCCGATGGCACGAGATCAACGAGATCGTCCACGGGATCGTGTTATCGCTCAATGGCTCGATCTCTGCCGAACACGGCATCGGTCAGTTGAAGCGCGATGAACTGGCCCGCATCCGCCCCGCAATCGAGATCGACCTGATGCGTCGCATCAAGCGCGCCTTCGACCCTGCCAACATCATGAATCCTGGCAAGGTCATCGCAATCGAATGA
- a CDS encoding L-threonylcarbamoyladenylate synthase has product MTARIIHLRSDEEDALHAAVDTLREGLPVALPTETVYGLAADATNPLALTRIYETKGRPRFNPLICHMADFAMAEQHAHFDPVSQRLAEHFWPGPLTLILPLKEGTPIHPLATAGLATVGVRVPVGFAGSVIRRLGRPLAAPSANTSGKVSPTSAQHVAEDLGEKLALIIDGDAAPVGVESTILRVEGNMVRLLRPGGVSADQIEAVAGLPIIRQEAPAATIEAPGMLASHYAPGSPVRLNAVAVGPDEALICFGGQEVAGQNEAAALFNLSPAGDLAEAASNLFDYLKKADAIAPRGIAITAIPNEGLGEAINDRLARAAAPRS; this is encoded by the coding sequence ATGACGGCCAGGATCATCCATCTGCGAAGCGATGAGGAAGACGCCCTGCACGCGGCGGTGGACACGCTGCGCGAAGGTCTGCCCGTGGCCCTCCCGACGGAGACCGTCTACGGCCTTGCGGCGGATGCAACCAATCCGCTCGCCCTGACACGGATCTACGAAACCAAGGGGCGACCCCGTTTCAATCCGCTGATCTGCCACATGGCGGATTTCGCCATGGCCGAGCAGCATGCGCATTTTGATCCTGTCTCCCAACGCCTCGCCGAGCATTTCTGGCCCGGCCCGCTGACATTGATCCTGCCTCTGAAGGAGGGCACGCCCATCCACCCGCTGGCGACCGCTGGTCTCGCTACGGTGGGCGTGCGGGTTCCGGTTGGTTTTGCGGGCTCGGTGATCCGCCGGCTCGGCAGGCCCCTTGCGGCCCCGAGCGCCAACACATCCGGAAAAGTGAGCCCTACGAGCGCGCAGCACGTCGCAGAGGACCTAGGCGAGAAGCTGGCACTGATCATCGACGGTGACGCGGCGCCTGTCGGCGTTGAATCAACCATCCTCCGCGTCGAGGGAAACATGGTCCGGCTTCTGCGCCCAGGCGGGGTCTCCGCCGACCAGATCGAAGCCGTGGCCGGGCTGCCGATCATTCGCCAGGAAGCGCCGGCCGCGACGATCGAGGCGCCCGGGATGCTGGCTTCGCATTATGCGCCGGGCTCGCCGGTCAGGCTGAATGCGGTGGCCGTAGGGCCAGATGAAGCACTGATCTGCTTCGGCGGCCAAGAGGTTGCCGGGCAGAACGAGGCTGCCGCCCTCTTCAACCTCAGCCCCGCAGGTGACCTGGCGGAAGCCGCCTCCAATCTCTTCGATTATCTGAAGAAGGCAGATGCGATTGCGCCGCGCGGCATCGCCATCACAGCGATCCCCAACGAAGGGCTGGGCGAGGCCATCAACGATCGGCTCGCGCGCGCCGCCGCGCCACGAAGCTAG
- a CDS encoding DUF6656 family protein, protein MQASAKRRYYQNQAPRRLSATSAAPHSEFLRTGRIDRTAPTWDRETKRYLSFEEVAERTNRKLVRAGERTHERLNAFHEAIRFPKVIFSRAFEEIPHLGYCHVTTASTRFAQRGPVHWSFYIANFSSDISESYPFFENIRSGNVRMYFAVAYEKAAGDTLRIDRSMRKDGLLFRTANPREAMKNLLLLGAPSQSLRTMIKKL, encoded by the coding sequence GTGCAGGCAAGTGCAAAGCGGCGCTACTACCAGAACCAGGCGCCACGGCGCCTTTCCGCGACCAGCGCGGCGCCTCATTCCGAGTTCCTGCGGACGGGCAGGATCGATCGCACCGCGCCCACCTGGGATCGCGAGACAAAGCGCTACCTGAGCTTTGAGGAAGTCGCCGAAAGAACCAACAGGAAGCTTGTGCGGGCGGGCGAGAGGACCCATGAGAGGCTCAACGCCTTCCATGAGGCGATCCGCTTCCCAAAGGTCATCTTCTCCAGGGCGTTTGAGGAGATCCCGCATCTCGGCTACTGCCATGTCACGACCGCGAGCACCCGATTTGCGCAGAGAGGGCCTGTCCACTGGTCCTTCTACATTGCCAATTTCTCCTCCGACATCAGCGAGAGCTATCCCTTCTTCGAGAATATCCGTAGCGGAAATGTACGGATGTATTTCGCCGTCGCCTATGAAAAGGCGGCGGGCGACACACTCCGCATAGATCGATCGATGCGGAAGGATGGTCTCCTGTTCCGCACGGCAAATCCAAGGGAAGCCATGAAGAACCTTCTTCTTCTCGGGGCACCAAGCCAGTCACTCCGGACGATGATCAAAAAGCTCTAG
- a CDS encoding BA14K family protein gives MGKFKFRLTTMVAALAVTVTTYVPVQAMPLPAAPAASAQGLVTDVQYRDRWDRRYDRRWDRREARRDYRRGYRAGYYNGYRGYRERRPGYRYYNGFWFPFAAFTAGAIISGGAQARPSGSHSVRHYQWCESRYRSYRASDNTFQPYNGPRRQCNSPYS, from the coding sequence ATGGGTAAGTTCAAGTTTCGTCTGACTACGATGGTAGCGGCGCTCGCCGTGACCGTGACCACCTATGTGCCGGTCCAGGCGATGCCGTTGCCGGCTGCCCCGGCCGCGAGCGCGCAGGGACTCGTCACCGACGTGCAGTACCGTGACCGCTGGGACCGCCGCTACGATCGCAGATGGGACCGCCGGGAGGCTCGCCGCGACTACCGCCGCGGCTATCGGGCGGGCTACTATAACGGATACCGCGGCTATCGCGAGCGTCGACCGGGATACCGCTACTACAACGGCTTCTGGTTCCCGTTTGCCGCCTTCACCGCAGGTGCGATCATCAGCGGTGGGGCTCAGGCCCGGCCGAGTGGCAGCCATAGCGTGCGCCATTACCAGTGGTGCGAAAGCCGCTATCGCTCCTACCGCGCCTCCGACAACACGTTTCAGCCGTATAACGGGCCGCGTCGGCAGTGCAACTCGCCCTACTCCTGA
- a CDS encoding BA14K family protein, with amino-acid sequence MKKLFRKVAIAAISAAVVGTDFMPAEAAMPSVANPAAKIEAKSDVTEVRHRGYRRGYYHGHRGYRHHRPGYRYHDGYWFPLAAFGAGALIGGAIAAQPRYVEPAPAYRASGLNPRHYDWCHARYRSYDAYSNTFQPYHGPRQTCYSPYY; translated from the coding sequence ATGAAAAAGCTGTTCAGAAAAGTCGCGATCGCCGCCATCTCGGCAGCTGTCGTCGGTACGGATTTCATGCCCGCTGAAGCCGCCATGCCAAGTGTGGCAAACCCGGCGGCAAAGATAGAAGCGAAATCGGATGTTACCGAAGTCCGCCACCGCGGTTACCGTCGCGGCTATTACCATGGGCATCGCGGCTACCGGCATCATCGCCCCGGCTACCGCTACCATGACGGCTACTGGTTTCCCCTCGCCGCGTTCGGTGCAGGCGCCCTGATCGGCGGCGCGATCGCGGCACAGCCCCGCTATGTCGAGCCGGCTCCGGCGTACCGCGCCAGCGGCCTCAATCCGCGCCACTATGACTGGTGCCATGCCCGCTACCGGTCCTATGACGCCTATTCCAACACGTTTCAGCCCTATCACGGCCCGCGCCAGACCTGCTACTCGCCCTATTACTGA